A stretch of the Alnus glutinosa chromosome 6, dhAlnGlut1.1, whole genome shotgun sequence genome encodes the following:
- the LOC133870809 gene encoding uncharacterized protein LOC133870809 — translation MDSSATLRSRAQVVSKEWDTIVPATKYLSSRRTPSFSSSSSLSPCSSSLGSSYCPDDSPLSPATPLRYSSAVPFSWEQLPGIPKKLQVPKKKEYSSSKLLPLPPLTARAASTSKKFNSENMGDRRKSNTTHLQTFQRDPFFAAMVECSKDDDHHEEMSNSSLWNGAKVSRSLSDRFGFVNLYTSCKRTCAVSESIIYLPKSNGASYDLIHRHRSR, via the coding sequence ATGGATTCCTCAGCAACTCTCAGAAGCCGTGCGCAGGTTGTCTCTAAAGAATGGGACACCATAGTCCCGGCAACAAAATACCTGTCGTCTCGCCGGACGCCGTCCTTTTCCTCGTCGTCATCACTTTCACCGTGTTCTTCTTCACTTGGGTCGTCTTATTGTCCTGATGATTCCCCACTCAGCCCTGCCACTCCCCTTAGATATTCCAGCGCCGTTCCGTTTTCTTGGGAGCAATTACCAGGAATTCCCAAGAAATTACAAGTACCCAAGAAGAAGGAATATTCCTCATCAAAGCTCCTTCCATTGCCGCCGCTGACCGCGCGCGCAGCTTCAACCTCAAAGAAATTCAACTCGGAAAATATGGGGGATCGGAGAAAGAGCAACACTACTCATCTGCAGACTTTTCAAAGGGATCCGTTCTTTGCCGCAATGGTCGAGTGCTCCAAGGATGATGATCATCACGAAGAGATGTCAAACAGTAGCCTTTGGAATGGCGCAAAGGTGTCTAGGAGCTTAAGCGATCGCTTTGGTTTTGTCAATCTCTATACTTCTTGCAAGAGAACTTGCGCAGTCTCAGAGTCAATAATCTATCTTCCAAAGTCAAACGGAGCTTCCTATGATCTGATTCACCGTCACCGTTCCCGCTGA